One window from the genome of Hippoglossus hippoglossus isolate fHipHip1 chromosome 10, fHipHip1.pri, whole genome shotgun sequence encodes:
- the slc30a9 gene encoding zinc transporter 9 isoform X1, producing the protein MIPSLAHRPWPVFCRVSLQHRASLSPRSPGFPLLCSGVEKAHSHHTLCCAGWQSRSIHSLWFGLPDGRVATLGVGKVQYYSSSGDSKDGPPKVPSGDAPSAEMTSPGAAKAPPPSLAFTPPSLSTVETIQVKVRAVLKKREYGAKYTQNNFITAVRAMNEFCLKPSDVELLRKIRRRSPHDDTEAFTVFLRSDVEAKALDVWGSQEALAREKNIRKEVEREYQENIFRNQQLLKEYKDFWGNTKPRSGKRATFLQGPGKVVMVAICINGLNFFFKLLAWVYTGSASMFSEAIHSLADTCNQGLLALGISQSVRNPDSEHPYGFSNMRYIASLISGVGIFMMGAGLSWYHGIMGLLHPGPIESLLWAYCILAGSLVSEGATLLVAINEIKKSALKHGVTFYEYVMQSRDPSTNVVLLEDAAAVIGVIMAAGCMGLTSLTGNPLYDSCGSLCVGTLLGAVSTFLIYTNTEALLGRSIQADRVQKLTEFLENDPAVRAIHDVKATDMGLSKVRFKAEVDFDGRVVTRSYLEKQDIDQLLHEIQQVKTCEELENFMLKHGENIIDTLGAEVDRLEKELKQRNPEVRHVDLEIL; encoded by the exons ATGATCCCCAGCCTGGCCCACAGACCATGGCCTGTCTTCTGCAGAGTGTCCCTGCAGCACCGGGCGTCCCTGTCCCCGCGGAGCCCCGGGTTCCCGCTGCTGTGCTCCG GGGTTGAAAAAGCTCACAGTCATCACACATTGTGTTGCGCAGGCTGGCAGAGCAGAAGCATACACAGCCTGTGGTTCGGCCTGCCAGACGGCAGAGTTGCCACTTTAGGAGTGGGGAAGGTGCAGTACTACTCTTCATCTGGTGACAGTAAAGACGGTCCTCCGAAAGTACCATCCGGTGATGCTCCATCAGCCGAGATGACCTCTCCAGGTGCTGCAAAAGCCCCCCCGCCTTCATTAG CTTTCACACCTCCGAGCCTGTCTACGGTGGAGACCATTCAAGTGAAAG TTCGGGCAGTGCTGAAAAAAAGGGAATATGGAGCCAAGTACACTCAGAACAACTTCATCACCGCAGTCAGAGCCATGAATGAGTTCTGCCTCAAACCAAG TGACGTGGAGCTACTTCGGAAGATCAGGAGACGCAGCCCCCACGACGACACAGAGGCTTTCACTGTGTTCCTGCGGTCAGATGTCGAGGCCAA AGCACTGGATGTGTGGGGAAGCCAGGAAGCTTTAGCCCGAGAGAAAAATATCAGGaaagaagtggagagagagTATCAAGAGA ATATATTTCGGAACCAACAGTTGTTGAAGGAATACAAAGACTTCTGGGGAAACACGAAG CCTCGATCAGGCAAGAGGGCGACTTTTCTACAAGGGCCAGGGAAGGTGGTCATGGTCGCTATTTGCAT CAATGGGCTGAACTTCTTCTTCAAGCTCCTGGCGTGGGTCTACACGGGGTCGGCCAGCATGTTCTCTGAGGCCATCCACTCTCTGGCCGACACCTGCAACCAGGGTCTGCTCGCCCTGGGAATCAGCCAGTCGGTCCGCAACCCGGACTCGGAGCACCC ATATGGCTTCTCCAACATGCGCTACATCGCCTCCCTCATCAGCGGCGTGGGCATTTTTATGATGGGAGCGGGCCTCTCCTGGTACCACGGCATCATGGGATTGCTGCACCCGGGGCCCATTGAATCATTGTTATGG GCTTACTGTATCCTGGCGGGCTCTCTGGTGTCTGAAGGAG ccACGTTACTAGTCGCCATCAATGAGATAAAGAAGAGTGCCCTTAAGCACGGAGTGACATTTTATGAATATG TGATGCAGAGTCGAGACCCCAGTACTAACGTGGTTCTGCTGGAGGACGCTGCTGCTGTGATAGGAGTCATCATGGCTGCCGGCTGCATGGGACTCACCTCGCTCACAG GTAACCCGTTATACGACAGTTGTGGTTCTCTCTGCGTGGGCACGCTGCTGGGCGCCGTCTCAACCTTCCTCATCTACACCAACACAGAGGCCCTGCTGGGACGCTCCATACAGGCTGATCGTGTGCAGAAGCTCACAGAGTTCCTAGAGAACGACCCTGCTGTAag GGCCATCCACGACGTGAAGGCCACTGACATGGGGCTGAGTAAAGTTCGCTTCAAGGCTGAAGTTGACTTTGACGGCCGAGTGGTGACACGGTCGTATctggaaaaacaagacattGACCAACTCCTTCAT GAAATTCAGCAGGTGAAGACGTGTGAGGAACTAGAGAACTTTATGCTgaaacatggggagaacatCATCGACACGCTGGGAGCTGAAGTGGACCGCTTGGAGAAGGAACTCAAG CAACGTAACCCAGAGGTTCGTCACGTAGACTTGGAGATACTCTAA
- the gsr gene encoding glutathione reductase, mitochondrial isoform X3, which yields MWNAAVHAEYLHDHSDYGFDVGNVRFSWETLKAKRDAYVTHLNRIYRNNLDKAKIQTIQGHARFTNDPEPTVEVDGKKYTAPHILIATGGQPTVVSDAEVPGASLGITSDGFFELETLPKRTVIVGAGYIAVEMAGILSTLGSKTSLVIRQTGVLRNFDSLISSNCTKELQNSGIDLWKNSQLKSVSKTDRGLEVTIITKDPEKKNDEEKISTIQEVDCLLWAIGRQPNTLGLNISETGVDTDERGHIIVDEFQNTSRPGIYAVGDVCGKALLTPVAIAAGRKLAHRLFEGKKDSKLDYSTIPTVVFSHPPIGTVGLTEDEAIKSWGKENVKIYKTSFTPMYHALTSRKSQCIMKLVCVGKEEKVVGLHMQGLGCDEMLQGFAVAIKMGATKADFDKSIAIHPTSSEEFVTMR from the exons ATGTGGAATGCAGCGGTTCACGCCGAGTATCTCCACGACCACAGTGATTACGGCTTTGACGTTGGAAATGTTCGTTTCAGTTGGGA aacTCTTAAAGCCAAAAGAGACGCTTACGTCACTCACCTAAATCGCATCTATCGCAACAACCTCGACAAG GCTAAAATCCAAACTATTCAAGGTCATGCCAGGTTCACCAATGACCCTGAGCCGACTGTGGAGGTGGATGGGAAGAAGTACACAGCGCCGCACATCCTTATCGCCACTGGAGGGCAGCCTACTGTTGTGAGTGATGCTGAAGTTCCAG GGGCAAGTCTTGGCATCACCAGTGATGGCTTTTTTGAACTCGAAACTCTGCCAAA GCGCACTGTGATTGTGGGCGCTGGTTATATCGCAGTGGAGATGGCGGGCATCCTTTCCACCCTGGGCTCCAAAACATCCCTCGTGATTCGACAAACAGGA GTTTTGAGGAACTTTGACAGCCTCATAAGCTCAAACTGCACCAAAGAGCTGCAGAACTCGGGCATAGATCTGTGGAAGAACTCGCAGCTGAAGTCTGTGAGTAAAACGGATCGAGGTCTTGAGGTGACGATCATCACCAAAGACCCCGAGAAGAAGAACGACGAGGAGAAGATCAGCACCATCCAGGAGGTGGACTGTCTTCTCTGGGCCATCGGCAGGCAGCCAAACACGTTGGGACTGAACATCAGCGAGACG ggtgTGGACACAGACGAGCGAGGCCACATCATTGTGGATGAGTTTCAGAACACCAGTCGACCCGGGATCTACGCTGTCGGAGACGTGTGTGGCAAAGCTCTGCTCACACCTG TTGCCATCGCTGCAGGCAGGAAGCTGGCACACAGACTGTTTGAGGGCAAGAAGGACTCCAAGCTGGACTACTCCACTATTCCCACAGTGGTGTTCAGCCACCCACCCATTGGCACGGTGGGCCTCACAGAAG ACGAGGCCATTAAATCTTGGGGGAAGGAGAATGTGAAGATTTACAAGACTTCTTTCACTCCGATGTATCACGCCCTCACGAGCAGGAAGAGTCAGTGCATCATGAAGCTGGTGTGTGTGGGCAAAGAGGAGAAG GTGGTGGGTCTGCACATGCAGGGCCTGGGCTGTGATGAGATGCTGCAGGGCTTCGCTGTGGCCATCAAAATGGGTGCTACCAAAGCAGACTTTGACAAGTCTATTGCCATTCACCCCACCTCGTCTGAGGAATTTGTCACGATGCgttaa
- the slc30a9 gene encoding zinc transporter 9 isoform X2 yields the protein MIPSLAHRPWPVFCRVSLQHRASLSPRSPGFPLLCSGVEKAHSHHTLCCAGWQSRSIHSLWFGLPDGRVATLGVGKVQYYSSSGDSKDGPPKVPSGDAPSAEMTSPAFTPPSLSTVETIQVKVRAVLKKREYGAKYTQNNFITAVRAMNEFCLKPSDVELLRKIRRRSPHDDTEAFTVFLRSDVEAKALDVWGSQEALAREKNIRKEVEREYQENIFRNQQLLKEYKDFWGNTKPRSGKRATFLQGPGKVVMVAICINGLNFFFKLLAWVYTGSASMFSEAIHSLADTCNQGLLALGISQSVRNPDSEHPYGFSNMRYIASLISGVGIFMMGAGLSWYHGIMGLLHPGPIESLLWAYCILAGSLVSEGATLLVAINEIKKSALKHGVTFYEYVMQSRDPSTNVVLLEDAAAVIGVIMAAGCMGLTSLTGNPLYDSCGSLCVGTLLGAVSTFLIYTNTEALLGRSIQADRVQKLTEFLENDPAVRAIHDVKATDMGLSKVRFKAEVDFDGRVVTRSYLEKQDIDQLLHEIQQVKTCEELENFMLKHGENIIDTLGAEVDRLEKELKQRNPEVRHVDLEIL from the exons ATGATCCCCAGCCTGGCCCACAGACCATGGCCTGTCTTCTGCAGAGTGTCCCTGCAGCACCGGGCGTCCCTGTCCCCGCGGAGCCCCGGGTTCCCGCTGCTGTGCTCCG GGGTTGAAAAAGCTCACAGTCATCACACATTGTGTTGCGCAGGCTGGCAGAGCAGAAGCATACACAGCCTGTGGTTCGGCCTGCCAGACGGCAGAGTTGCCACTTTAGGAGTGGGGAAGGTGCAGTACTACTCTTCATCTGGTGACAGTAAAGACGGTCCTCCGAAAGTACCATCCGGTGATGCTCCATCAGCCGAGATGACCTCTCCAG CTTTCACACCTCCGAGCCTGTCTACGGTGGAGACCATTCAAGTGAAAG TTCGGGCAGTGCTGAAAAAAAGGGAATATGGAGCCAAGTACACTCAGAACAACTTCATCACCGCAGTCAGAGCCATGAATGAGTTCTGCCTCAAACCAAG TGACGTGGAGCTACTTCGGAAGATCAGGAGACGCAGCCCCCACGACGACACAGAGGCTTTCACTGTGTTCCTGCGGTCAGATGTCGAGGCCAA AGCACTGGATGTGTGGGGAAGCCAGGAAGCTTTAGCCCGAGAGAAAAATATCAGGaaagaagtggagagagagTATCAAGAGA ATATATTTCGGAACCAACAGTTGTTGAAGGAATACAAAGACTTCTGGGGAAACACGAAG CCTCGATCAGGCAAGAGGGCGACTTTTCTACAAGGGCCAGGGAAGGTGGTCATGGTCGCTATTTGCAT CAATGGGCTGAACTTCTTCTTCAAGCTCCTGGCGTGGGTCTACACGGGGTCGGCCAGCATGTTCTCTGAGGCCATCCACTCTCTGGCCGACACCTGCAACCAGGGTCTGCTCGCCCTGGGAATCAGCCAGTCGGTCCGCAACCCGGACTCGGAGCACCC ATATGGCTTCTCCAACATGCGCTACATCGCCTCCCTCATCAGCGGCGTGGGCATTTTTATGATGGGAGCGGGCCTCTCCTGGTACCACGGCATCATGGGATTGCTGCACCCGGGGCCCATTGAATCATTGTTATGG GCTTACTGTATCCTGGCGGGCTCTCTGGTGTCTGAAGGAG ccACGTTACTAGTCGCCATCAATGAGATAAAGAAGAGTGCCCTTAAGCACGGAGTGACATTTTATGAATATG TGATGCAGAGTCGAGACCCCAGTACTAACGTGGTTCTGCTGGAGGACGCTGCTGCTGTGATAGGAGTCATCATGGCTGCCGGCTGCATGGGACTCACCTCGCTCACAG GTAACCCGTTATACGACAGTTGTGGTTCTCTCTGCGTGGGCACGCTGCTGGGCGCCGTCTCAACCTTCCTCATCTACACCAACACAGAGGCCCTGCTGGGACGCTCCATACAGGCTGATCGTGTGCAGAAGCTCACAGAGTTCCTAGAGAACGACCCTGCTGTAag GGCCATCCACGACGTGAAGGCCACTGACATGGGGCTGAGTAAAGTTCGCTTCAAGGCTGAAGTTGACTTTGACGGCCGAGTGGTGACACGGTCGTATctggaaaaacaagacattGACCAACTCCTTCAT GAAATTCAGCAGGTGAAGACGTGTGAGGAACTAGAGAACTTTATGCTgaaacatggggagaacatCATCGACACGCTGGGAGCTGAAGTGGACCGCTTGGAGAAGGAACTCAAG CAACGTAACCCAGAGGTTCGTCACGTAGACTTGGAGATACTCTAA
- the slc30a9 gene encoding zinc transporter 9 isoform X3, whose amino-acid sequence MIPSLAHRPWPVFCRVSLQHRASLSPRSPGFPLLCSGWQSRSIHSLWFGLPDGRVATLGVGKVQYYSSSGDSKDGPPKVPSGDAPSAEMTSPGAAKAPPPSLAFTPPSLSTVETIQVKVRAVLKKREYGAKYTQNNFITAVRAMNEFCLKPSDVELLRKIRRRSPHDDTEAFTVFLRSDVEAKALDVWGSQEALAREKNIRKEVEREYQENIFRNQQLLKEYKDFWGNTKPRSGKRATFLQGPGKVVMVAICINGLNFFFKLLAWVYTGSASMFSEAIHSLADTCNQGLLALGISQSVRNPDSEHPYGFSNMRYIASLISGVGIFMMGAGLSWYHGIMGLLHPGPIESLLWAYCILAGSLVSEGATLLVAINEIKKSALKHGVTFYEYVMQSRDPSTNVVLLEDAAAVIGVIMAAGCMGLTSLTGNPLYDSCGSLCVGTLLGAVSTFLIYTNTEALLGRSIQADRVQKLTEFLENDPAVRAIHDVKATDMGLSKVRFKAEVDFDGRVVTRSYLEKQDIDQLLHEIQQVKTCEELENFMLKHGENIIDTLGAEVDRLEKELKQRNPEVRHVDLEIL is encoded by the exons ATGATCCCCAGCCTGGCCCACAGACCATGGCCTGTCTTCTGCAGAGTGTCCCTGCAGCACCGGGCGTCCCTGTCCCCGCGGAGCCCCGGGTTCCCGCTGCTGTGCTCCG GCTGGCAGAGCAGAAGCATACACAGCCTGTGGTTCGGCCTGCCAGACGGCAGAGTTGCCACTTTAGGAGTGGGGAAGGTGCAGTACTACTCTTCATCTGGTGACAGTAAAGACGGTCCTCCGAAAGTACCATCCGGTGATGCTCCATCAGCCGAGATGACCTCTCCAGGTGCTGCAAAAGCCCCCCCGCCTTCATTAG CTTTCACACCTCCGAGCCTGTCTACGGTGGAGACCATTCAAGTGAAAG TTCGGGCAGTGCTGAAAAAAAGGGAATATGGAGCCAAGTACACTCAGAACAACTTCATCACCGCAGTCAGAGCCATGAATGAGTTCTGCCTCAAACCAAG TGACGTGGAGCTACTTCGGAAGATCAGGAGACGCAGCCCCCACGACGACACAGAGGCTTTCACTGTGTTCCTGCGGTCAGATGTCGAGGCCAA AGCACTGGATGTGTGGGGAAGCCAGGAAGCTTTAGCCCGAGAGAAAAATATCAGGaaagaagtggagagagagTATCAAGAGA ATATATTTCGGAACCAACAGTTGTTGAAGGAATACAAAGACTTCTGGGGAAACACGAAG CCTCGATCAGGCAAGAGGGCGACTTTTCTACAAGGGCCAGGGAAGGTGGTCATGGTCGCTATTTGCAT CAATGGGCTGAACTTCTTCTTCAAGCTCCTGGCGTGGGTCTACACGGGGTCGGCCAGCATGTTCTCTGAGGCCATCCACTCTCTGGCCGACACCTGCAACCAGGGTCTGCTCGCCCTGGGAATCAGCCAGTCGGTCCGCAACCCGGACTCGGAGCACCC ATATGGCTTCTCCAACATGCGCTACATCGCCTCCCTCATCAGCGGCGTGGGCATTTTTATGATGGGAGCGGGCCTCTCCTGGTACCACGGCATCATGGGATTGCTGCACCCGGGGCCCATTGAATCATTGTTATGG GCTTACTGTATCCTGGCGGGCTCTCTGGTGTCTGAAGGAG ccACGTTACTAGTCGCCATCAATGAGATAAAGAAGAGTGCCCTTAAGCACGGAGTGACATTTTATGAATATG TGATGCAGAGTCGAGACCCCAGTACTAACGTGGTTCTGCTGGAGGACGCTGCTGCTGTGATAGGAGTCATCATGGCTGCCGGCTGCATGGGACTCACCTCGCTCACAG GTAACCCGTTATACGACAGTTGTGGTTCTCTCTGCGTGGGCACGCTGCTGGGCGCCGTCTCAACCTTCCTCATCTACACCAACACAGAGGCCCTGCTGGGACGCTCCATACAGGCTGATCGTGTGCAGAAGCTCACAGAGTTCCTAGAGAACGACCCTGCTGTAag GGCCATCCACGACGTGAAGGCCACTGACATGGGGCTGAGTAAAGTTCGCTTCAAGGCTGAAGTTGACTTTGACGGCCGAGTGGTGACACGGTCGTATctggaaaaacaagacattGACCAACTCCTTCAT GAAATTCAGCAGGTGAAGACGTGTGAGGAACTAGAGAACTTTATGCTgaaacatggggagaacatCATCGACACGCTGGGAGCTGAAGTGGACCGCTTGGAGAAGGAACTCAAG CAACGTAACCCAGAGGTTCGTCACGTAGACTTGGAGATACTCTAA